One Oryza brachyantha chromosome 3, ObraRS2, whole genome shotgun sequence DNA segment encodes these proteins:
- the LOC102702827 gene encoding heat shock 70 kDa protein 8, translating to MTEQVYTVASDSETTGEEKSQLSFPDVAIGIDIGTSNCSVAVWTGHQVELLKNTRNQKGMRSYVMFKDDTLSAGVTGGATREHGHEERDILSGSAIFNMKRLIGRMDTDEVVQASKNLPFLVQTLGIGVRPFIAALVNNMWRSTTPEEVLAIFLLELKALVEMHLKHPVRNAVLTIPVAFSRFQQTRIERACAMAGLNVLRLMPEPTAIALLYAQQQQQLLHDNMGSGIEKIALIFNMGAGYCDAAVTATAGGVSQIRALSGSTIGGEDILQNVMHYLLPDFDSRYAGQTMDRIKSIGLLRMATQDAIHKLATHDHAEISVDLRGDYKVSKILGRGEFEKVNQSIFEKCEGIIKQCLADAKLAPEDINDVILVGGCSRIPKIRSVVLGLCKKDDSYGGVDPLEAAVSGAALEGAIASGVTDPSGSLDLLTIQATPMNLGIRADGGNFATIIPTNTAVPARRDMLFTTTRDNQTEALIAVYEGQGKQAEDNHLLGYFKITGIPAAAKGTVEINVCMDIDAANVLRVFAGVVKPQGQAVPPFIEVRMPTLDDGHGWCGQALAKMYGSTLDLASLPKKLHP from the coding sequence ATGACTGAGCAAGTATACACCGTGGCATCTGACAGTGAAACCACTGGGGAAGAGAAGTCACAACTGTCATTTCCTGATGTTGCTATTGGAATTGACATTGGGACCTCAAATTGTAGTGTTGCCGTTTGGACTGGCCATCAGGTTGAGCTCCTCAAAAACACTCGCAACCAGAAAGGGATGAGGTCATATGTGATGTTCAAAGATGACACCCTTTCAGCAGGAGTTACTGGAGGAGCAACCAGGGAACATGGACATGAGGAAAGAGATATATTGTCAGGAAGTGCGATATTTAACATGAAACGTTTGATTGGGAGGATGGACACAGATGAAGTGGTTCAAGCTAGCAAGAACCTTCCTTTTCTTGTGCAGACATTGGGTATCGGGGTGAGACCATTCATTGCAGCACTGGTGAACAATATGTGGCGGTCTACCACTCCTGAAGAAGTCCTTGCCATCTTTCTCCTTGAATTGAAGGCCTTGGTGGAGATGCATCTCAAACATCCGGTAAGGAATGCTGTTCTTACCATTCCAGTTGCATTCAGTCGGTTTCAACAGACCCGGATTGAGAGAGCATGTGCAATGGCTGGGTTGAATGTGTTACGACTCATGCCAGAGCCGACTGCTATTGCACTTTTGTATgcccagcaacagcagcaacttCTGCATGACAATATGGGAAGTGGCATTGAGAAAATTGCTCTGATATTTAACATGGGTGCTGGTTATTGTGATGCTGCTGTGACTGCCACTGCTGGAGGCGTTTCTCAGATAAGAGCACTTTCAGGTAGCACAATTGGTGGAGAGGACATCCTTCAGAATGTTATGCACTACCTCCTACCTGATTTTGATAGTCGATACGCTGGTCAAACAATGGACAGAATCAAGTCAATTGGTTTACTTCGGATGGCAACGCAGGATGCAATTCACAAACTGGCTACGCATGATCATGCGGAGATCAGTGTAGATTTGAGGGGTGACTACAAAGTGTCAAAGATCTTGGGCCGTGGAGAATTTGAAAAGGTGAATCAGTCTATTTTTGAGAAATGTGAGGGGATCATCAAGCAATGCCTGGCTGATGCAAAGTTAGCACCAGAGGACATCAATGATGTGATACTGGTTGGAGGGTGTTCTAGAATTCCTAAAATCAGAAGCGTTGTCCTTGGCTTATGCAAGAAGGACGACTCGTACGGTGGTGTAGACCCACTTGAAGCTGCAGTTTCAGGGGCTGCTTTGGAAGGAGCCATTGCTTCAGGAGTAACAGACCCTTCAGGGAGCTTGGATCTGCTGACAATTCAGGCAACGCCAATGAACCTTGGAATTCGAGCTGATGGCGGTAACTTCGCTACAATCATTCCAACGAACACTGCAGTTCCGGCGAGAAGGGACATGCTGTTTACAACAACCCGCGACAATCAGACTGAAGCTCTCATTGCTGTCTATGAAGGCCAAGGGAAGCAGGCTGAAGACAATCATCTGCTGGGTTACTTCAAGATCACCGGTATTCCTGCAGCAGCGAAGGGCACTGTTGAAATCAATGTCTGCATGGACATCGACGCTGCCAATGTCCTCAGGGtgttcgccggcgtcgtcaAGCCTCAAGGCCAGGCCGTTCCGCCGTTCATTGAGGTGAGGATGCCAACGCTTGACGATGGCCATGGCTGGTGCGGACAGGCTCTCGCCAAGATGTATGGTAGTACGCTTGACCTGGCTTCTCTCCCAAAGAAGCTGCATCCGTGA
- the LOC102705518 gene encoding SEC14 cytosolic factor-like, translating to MAMEKVDAKEREKIEAVRKALRKQAPLTAKQALYCNDACVERFLRARGESVKKAAKHLRTVLSWRETIGADHIIADEFSAELADGVAYVAGHDDEARPVVVFRIKQDYPKFHSQKSFVRLLVFTLEVAVSCMSRFVDQFVLLFDASFFRSASAFLNLLMGTLKIVADYYPGRLHRAFVIDPPSLFSVLWKGVRPFVELAPATAVVCSLDFEDSLEDASFTAYPRTASLRFEPAAAVLATGKGGGVGSASSRFSVTVSHDNTLKPWYLSTTPSSVGPRSVVPTSSPSLIGASPLSARSFSFASPAARSTTTTTTTPPVYRGAPLTPFSTKGLQKTPAPPQQFPRTPRPSFLQSPSMLFAFRKDGQASRGERERESFLPFLRFYRRPYDEISYRAKMRPPLGGLIAIVDEKSKQHKTVQPPLRRHAGIHQQQLYQLHHHQRI from the exons ATGGCCATGGAGAAGGTGGACGCcaaggagagggagaagatCGAGGCCGTCCGCAAGGCCCTCCGCAAGCAGGCGCCCCTCACCGCCAAGCAG GCGCTGTACTGCAACGACGCGTGCGTGGAGCGGTTCCTCCGCGCGAGAGGGGAGAGCGTGAAGAAGGCGGCGAAGCACCTGAGGACCGTCCTGTCATGGAGGGAGACCATCGGAGCCG ATCACATCATCGCCGACGAGTTCTCCGCCGAGCTGGCTGACGGTGTCGCATACGTCGCCGGCCACGACGACGAGGCCCGACCTGTCGTG GTCTTTCGGATCAAGCAGGACTACCCAAAGTTCCATTCCCAGAAATC GTTCGTGCGCTTGCTGGTGTTCACGTTGGAGGTGGCTGTGTCATGCATGTCCCGCTTCGTCGACCAGTTCGTCCTCCTCTTCGATGCAA GCTTTTTCCGGTCGGCGTCGGCTTTCCTCAACCTGCTTATGGGCACGCTCAAGATCGTCGCCGACTACTACCccggccgcctccaccgcgctTTCGTCATCGACCCGCCGTCTCTGTTCTCCGTCCTCTGGAAG GGAGTGAGGCCGTTTGTGGAGCtagcgccggcgacggcggtggtgtGCTCGCTGGACTTCGAGGACTCGCTGGAGGACGCGTCGTTCACGGCGTACCCGCGGACGGCGTCGCTGCGTttcgagccggcggcggccgtgctgGCGACCgggaagggcggcggcgtgggctcCGCCTCGTCGCGCTTCTCCGTCACCGTGTCGCACGACAACACCCTCAAGCCGTGGTACCTCTCCAccacgccgtcgtcggtgGGGCCTCGCTCCGTGGTGCCGACCTCCAGCCCGTCCCTCATCGGCGCGTCACCGCTCTCGGCGCGGTCCTTCTCCTtcgcctcccccgccgcgcgctccacgacaacgacgacgacgacgccgcccgTCTACCGCGGCGCCCCGCTGACGCCGTTCTCGACCAAGGGGTTGCAgaagacgccggcgccgccgcagcagttCCCGCGGACGCCACGCCCGTCGTTCCTGCAGTCGCCGTCGATGCTGTTCGCGTTCCGGAAGGACGGCCAGGCCAGCCGCGGCGAGCGGGAGCGCGAGTCCTTCCTGCCGTTCCTCCGCTTCTACCGCCGCCCCTACGACGAGATATCCTACCGTGCCAAGATGCGGCCGCCGCTGGGCGGGCTCATCGCCATCGTCGACGAGAAGTCAAAGCAGCACAAGACGGTGCAGCCGCCACTGCGACGGCACGCCGGGatccaccagcagcagctgtaccagctccaccaccaccagaggATCTGA
- the LOC102703103 gene encoding superoxide dismutase [Cu-Zn] 2-like — protein sequence MAGKAGGLKGVALISGGGGNSTVAGALNFFQDPSTGYTEVKGRVAGLAPGLHGFHIHSFGDTTNGCNSTGPHFNPHNKSHGAPSDDERHVGDLGNIIANKDGIADIFIKDLEISLSGPHSILGRAVVVHADPDDLGRGGHELSKTTGNAGARIGCGIIGLRSAV from the exons ATGGCAGGGAAGGCCGGCGGCCTCAAGGGCGTCGCCCTcatcagcggcggcgggggcaaCAGCACGGTCGCCGGCGCCCTGAACTTCTTCCAGGATCCCTCCACCG GGTATACTGAGGTGAAGGGGAGGGTCGCCGGTCTCGCCCCGGGCCTCCACGGCTTCCACATCCACTCCTTCGGCGACACCACCAACGGCTGCAACTCCACCG GGCCCCATTTTAATCCTCACAATAAGTCCCATGGGGCACCATCTGATGATGAAAGACACGTGGGCGACCTGGGAAACATAATAGCCAACAAAGATG GCATTGCAGATATCTTCATAAAGGACCTAGAG ATTTCACTTAGTGGGCCTCATTCCATATTGGGAAGAGCAGTTGTTGTTCATGCTGATCCTGATGACCTAGGAAGGG GTGGGCATGAACTCAGTAAAACAACAGGAAATGCAGGAGCAAGAATTGGATGCG GTATCATTGGACTTCGATCTGCAGTTTAA